The DNA window TGACCACCGACCGGCGCAGACCGGCGGCGTCGAAGGCCCGGTCGGTCACCGTGCGGTTCCCGTAGCCGATCGGGAAGTCGACGAACGGCTCGTCGGCGAAGTCGGCCAGGCTCACCGACGCAACCCCGGCCAGCCGGTGGCCGGCCGGCACCACCAGATCCAGCGGCGAGGACGCCAGGTCGGTCAGCACGACGCTCGGCGGTGCGCCACCCGGCAGCGAGACGAACGACAGGTCCAGCCGTCCCTCGGTCAGCGCCTCGATCAGGCCTTGCGAGCCCGACGGTTCGGCGCTCAGCCGGAGCTGCACGTGGGGGTACCGGCGGTGGTACGTCCCCAGCAGCGCGGGCAGGTCGATCAGGTCGATCGCGGTCAGCGTCCCGATCCGCAGCGTTCCGCGGACGCCGCCGCGCACCTCCTGCACCGCCTCCCGGGCGTCGCGGGCCGCGTCCAGCGCGGCGCGGGCCTTCGGCAGCAGGACGAGACCGGCGTCGGTCAGCTCCGCGCCCCGGGCCGAGCGCTCGAGCAGCACCGCGCCGAGCTCCTTCTCCAGCGCCTTGATCGCCGACGAGACCCCAGACTGGACGATGTGCAGCCGGGCCGCCGCCCGCGTGAAGCTCTGTTCCTCGGCGACCGCGACGAAGAACTCCAGGTGACGCAGCTCCATACCGGGACTATCCCAAACGGGCGAACAGGCCCTGGGCGTGCTCGGCCGCCCCGGCCGGTTCGACCAGCCGCTCCTGGATCCGGCGGGTGGCGTCGAGGTGATCGGCGGTCCAGATCACCCGCACGGCCGTGTCGGCCTCCGAACCGGCCAGATCGCGACGGACCGCGTCGATCAGCACCAGGTCGGCGTCCGCGTCGGCGGGCAGCGGCGGCGGGGCCGGACGGTCGGCCGCGAGCTGGGCCGCGAACTCCTCGTACCAGCCGGTGACCTCCGCGCTGCGGCGGCGCAGCTCCTTCCGGGCGGCGGCCCGGTCACCCGGCCCGGCCGGCGAGTCCTCCCACAGCGCGAGCATCCCGTCGGCCGCCAGCCGGAGCGTCGCCACGCCCGTCACCAGCGTCGCCATCTCGGCCAGCGGCGTCGGCTTGGGACCGCGGTCGGCCACGTACGTCCGCAGGGTGTCGTCGAGACGGCGGCTGGACGCGGCGGCGGCCAGCCGCGCAGCGTCCGGAGGGGGAGTGGTGGCCCGTTCGCAGCGGGCGGCCGCGTAGGTGACGGAGGCGTCCACGTACCGGGCGCTGTCGAGATACGCCTCGGAGAGTGCGATCCGGAGGGTCGCGGCGGCGCCGCGAGGCCAGAACAACAGACCGACGATCAGGCTGACCGCACAGCCCAGGCCGACGTCCTCCAGGCGGACGAGGCCCAGCTCCCACCCGGCCGGCGCGGTCAGGTTGAACAGGATCAGCAGCGTCACGGTGAACGCGGCCTGACCGGTGGCGAAGCCGATCAGCGCGGGGGCGATCCCGGCGATCAGCACCGCGATCGGCAGCAGCACCCAGAGCAGCGTCGTGTCGCTGCCAACCAGTGCGAGCACGGCCGAGCCGATCGCGAACCCGATCGTGGTGCCGAGGACGCCCCGGGCGATCGTCTGGCCGGTGGCCAGCGCGTTCGAGCGCAGCACGGAGAGCGTGCCGAGCACCACCCAGAACCCGTGCGAGACGCCGCTGAGGTCGGCGACGACGACCGCCAGCGCGAGCCCGGCCGCACCCCGGACGCTGTTGTGCAGCCAGACCGAGTGCCATTCGATGTGCGCGGAGGCGCGCTCGACGGCCGAGCGCCAGGCGCCGGTGACGCTGCCCGGCTGAAGTCCGAGGAGGCGTTCCCACCAGCCCCGACGCTCGGCCGCGGCCGCGGTGGCGACGTTGCCGGCGATCAGCGAGATGACGAACGTGAGCTCCTCGGCCCGGAAGCTCGGTTCGAGCGCGGTCAGCAGGGTGTCGGGGGTGGCGGGCAGGCTGTCGCCGGCGCGGCTCTCGAGTTCCTCGAGCGCGGTGTGCAGGGCGTCCGTGGCGGCCTGCAGTGACCGGTCGGACGATGGGCTCTCCAGCAGGTCGGCGCTGCGGTCGAGCACGTCGGCGGCGGCCCGGCGGACGGCGTCGACCGCGTCGGAGTGATCGGCCCGAGCGGGCAGCGGATCGTCGGTGAGAATGACGCCGAGCAGCGCGAACTCGTCGACCAGACGGACCAGCGTCCGGGCCGCGGTGGTGAGGCCGGTCGGGCGGTTGGGCGAGCTCAGGAACGTCCGGTGCAGGGCCGCGATCGCGTCGCCGGCGTCCGCGCCCGACCGCAGGTGTTCGGCGACCGCCCGGGCGGCCCGCGTCATCGCCGCGCGCAGTTTGTCGTCCGAACGGGTCGGCCAGAGCAGCGTGATCGCGAGCAGCGAGGCCACCGACGCGAGGCCCCACCCGAGCAGCCGGTCGGGGATCGAGGAGACCGGCCCCGGCACCGAGATCGACAGGATCGCCGCCAGCACCAGCGGCGTCGCCGCGCTGGCCAGCACCGAGCTGACCACTCCGGAGAACAGCACCGCGAACGCGACGACCGCCATCACGATCGCGCCCAGCCAGAGTGTGCCGCCGGCCGGCGTGGCCACGCAGATGATGACCGCGCCGGTCACGATCAGCAGCAGTTGGCCCTGCAAGCGGGCGTGCATCGGCCCGGTGAACTCGACGAACAGCACCTGCGCGAACGACCCGAAGCTAGCGAACAACGCGGCGGTCGGGTTGTCGAGGACGTGTCCGGCAAAGGCGAACATCGTCGGCATCACGACGGCTGCCCGGGCCGCCCGGCGCACTGCTCCGTTGTTCCAGTACCGCACCAGCCACTCGCGCATGCGCACAGCACATCATTCGGAAATGCAGACCGCTACTGTGCGGGGCCGGGGGGCAAAGGTGAGAGTTTGGAGGCGTGACGCGCCGTGCGGGTCGGGGCTGCCGGCCCGGGGCGCGACTGTGGCCCCAGCGACCTCCGGTGCGACCGCAGCCGGGTCTCGGCCTCATCGGTGGTGGTCGCCACGTCCGCTGCCGACGGCTGCAGAGCGGCTGAAACCAGCCGAGCTGCGGCGAACCGCCAGTACGACGAGATCTTCGGCAACGGTGGCAGGCCGCGGCCGAACCCGTGCCGCGGGTCGGTCGGGTTCCAGGCGTTTGAGCCAGCTCCCGGCGTCGTAGCTGTCGCCGTCGAACGGCTTTGCTGGCGTGCCGGAACGCGATGACCTGTCTGAGCGTCGCGCAGGCCAGCGTGCCCGTGTTCGCTGGGATTCCGGTCGGCCGTGCTCGGTTGATCGTGCGCGTCCACGTACGAGATCGCCTCGCGGCGGACGCCGTGTACCCGCCCACCTCGTGCAGCTGGCCGGTGAGCTCGGTCCGGATGCGATTCTGCGCCGCCGGATCAGCCGGCCTCCAGCGAAGCCCGGCGTCCGTGGGTCTGCCGGCCGGATCGGCCTCGGCCGCGTTGAGCACCGCAGGTTGTCGGCGACCTCGCCGAAGTCCCAGCCCTCGCGCAGCGCGATCATCTGCGCCCTCGGGCGGAAGCCCATCAGGTCGTGCGCGGGCCGAGGCCGGGCACCGCGTCCACCATCGCGCGGACCTCGGCCGGGCCAGGGCCGGGGTCGACCGCGTACGAGCACTCGGGCCGGAAGCGTCGCAGTCCGCGACCACCGCGACCACCGCGACCAGCGCCTGCTGGCGGTCGCTGCCCGGCGGAAGGCCGCCGAGGGCGGCGCCGATCAAGAAGCACCGTCACCGCGAAGCGGCACGGGCGGGCCGCCCGGGGCCGGGAACCCGGTGATCGTCCAGAGGCCGTCGGGCGCGTCCGCCGTCGACGCCCAGAGCACTAGCGTCAGAGCCCGTCGTGCCAGCTGAGGCGAGCGCCCGGATACCGTCGAGTGGGCCCACCCCCGTCAGAGGCGGGTGAAGAACGTCCGGTTCGCCGGCCGGGCCAGCAACACGAGGATCGCCAGCGCGCCGAGGGCCGGGCGGTGCGCGAGCGTCGCGGTCAGCACCACGTTCACCGTCACGTACGCCACCGTCATCACGAACGCGATCCGGCTCCCGAGCAGGAGCCCGATCGCCACCACCCCGGTGCCGACCGCGCCGAGGCCGAGCAGCAGCGCCGTCGTGAGGTCGGTGGCCTCGGACGCGTGCAGGATCGCGCCCAGCAGGAGCGCCGCCGCGTGCAGTCCGACGAGGAACGCCGCCACCAGCACCCGCAGCGGCCGCTGGGGGCCGGCCTCGGGCCGCCGTATCGCCGGTATACCGCGTAACACGGTCACTCCGTTCATCGGATCCTCCCTGGGTTCGCGCCGTAACCCCAGCGTGCGGCCGATTCCGCGACGGCACCGTCCGGCCCGGGACGGCGGATCTGTTCGCGCGCCGACGGTTGTCCTCGGCGCCGGCAAAAGCTAGGAACAGGGCATGACCTCACTCGGCGTCGTATTCCGTCCGCAAGTTCCTCCGGAGCGTCTGATCGCGGCCGCGCGCGCGGCCGACGAGGCCGGGCTCGACGAGCTCTGGCTGTGGGAGGACTGCTTCTGGGAGAGCGGCATCGCGCCGGCCGCGGCCGCGCTGGCCAGCACGACCCGGATCAAGGTCGGGATCGGCCTGCTGCCGGTCCCGTTCCGGAACGCGGTGATCACCGCGATGGAGTTCGCGACCCTCGAGCGGATGTTCCCCGGCCGTTTCCTGCCGGGCGTCGGCCACGGCGTCCAGGAATGGATGGAGCAGGTCGGAGCCCGGGCGTCCTCGCCGTTGACCCTCCTCCGTGAACATCTGGACGCGATGCGAGCCCTGTTGCGGGGCGAAGAGGTGAGCACCGACGGCCGGTACGTGAAGCTGGACAGGGTCAAGCTCGACTGGCCGCCCGCGAACGTGCCGAAGATCCTGGCCGGCGCGGTCGGGCCGAAGACGCTGAAGCTGGCCGGCGAGTCCGCCGACGGCACGATCCTCGACGGCCAGAACTCGCCCGACCGGGTGCGCTGGGCCAAGACCCAGATCGACGAGGGCCGGGCGGCGGCCGGTCGCACCGACCCGCACCACGTCGTCGTGTTCACGCACGCGGCGACCGGGCCGGGCGGGGCCGAGCGGGTCCGGCGCGAGCAGGTGGCGTTCGGCAACGACCCCGACCTCGGCGTCTCCGGCGGGCCGGACGACTTCGCCGCGCTCGCCGCCCAGTACATCGACGCCGGTGCCGACAGCCTGGTCTTCACGCCCACCGCGGACGAGCCCGAGGTCGAGAGCTTCATCCGGTTCGTCGCCGGGGAGGTCAAGCCGCTGATTTCTCGAACATCTGTGCGATAGTTAGTGGGTGGCCGAGCAGGCATCGATCCTGCACGCTGACCTCGACGCGTTCTACGCCTCGGTGGAGCAGCGTGACGATCCACGCCTGCGCGGCCGCCCGGTCATCGTCGGCGGTGGGGTCGTGCTCGCAGCCAGCTACGAGGCCAAGGCGTGCGGGGTCAAGACCGCGATGGGCGGGCGCCTGGCCAAGGCGCTGTGCCCGCAGGCGATCGTCGTCCCGCCCCGGATGAGCGCGTACAGCGCGGCCAGCAAGGCCGTGTTCGAGGTGTTCCGCGACACGACGCCGCTGGTCGAGGGCATCTCGATCGACGAAGCGTTCCTCGACGTCGGCGGGCTGCGCAAGGTCAGCGGCGAACCCGCCGACATCGCGGTGCGGCTGCGGGCCGCCGTGAAAGACCGGGTCGGGCTGGCCATCACGGTCGGCGTCGCCCGCACGAAGTTCCTGGCCAAGGTGGCCAGCGGCGTCGCCAAGCCCGATGGGCTGCTCGTCGTCCCGCCGGAGACCGAGCTGGAGTTCCTGCACCAGTTGCCGGTCGAGCGGCTCTGGGGCGTCGGCACGGTGACGTCGGCCAAGCTGCACGAGCGCCGGATCCGCACGGTCGGCCAGGTGGCGCGGCTGGGCGAGGCGTACCTGGTGTCGATCCTCGGGCAGGGCGCGGGCCGTCACCTGCACGCGCTGGCCCACAACCGCGACCCGCGGCCGGTCGTCGTCGGGCGCCGCCGCCGGTCGATGGGCGCCCAGCGGGCGATCGGACGCGGCCCGCACGCGCTGCCCGACCTGGAGGCGACGCTCGCCGGGCTGGTCGACCGCGTGAGCCGCCGGATGCGGGCCGCCGACCGCGTCGGACGCACGATCACGCTGCGCCTGCGCTTCGACGACTACTCGCGGGCCACCCGGTCGCGGACGCTGCGCCAGCCGAGCTCGCACACGACGGTCCTGCTCGACGCCGCCCAAGGCCTGCTGGCCGCGTCCCTGCCGCTGATCGTCGAGCGGGGCGTCACGCTGATCGGCGTCGCGGTGGGAAACCTCGACGGGCAGGGCGAGCAGCTGATGCTGCCGCTGGAGCGCCCCGACGACGGCGGCCTCGACTCGGCGCTGGACGCGGTGCGCGAGCGGTTCGGCTCGTCCGCCGTCACCCGGGCCACCCTCCTCCACCGCGGCGAGGGCTTCACGGTTCCGCTGCTGCCGGACGACTGAGCTTGTGTAACCACCTATTCTCTTTGTGTGAGCCAGCTCTCCGAACCGACGCCACCGGTTCCCGCGGCGACCGGTGAACTGCGTGCGTCCAATGCCGACCGCGAGCGAGTGGCCAACGCGTTACACGAGGCCGCTGCTGAAGGGCGCATCGACCTGAACGAGCTCGACGTCCGGCTCAACCAGGTCTACGGCGCCAAGACCTACGCTGAGCTGCAGCCGCTCACCCAGGACCTGCCCGCGCTCGGCACCGCCCACCAGTGGGCGCCCGCGCAGCCCCAGGCCCCCGTGCTGCCGCCGTCCCGCCAGGGCGTCGCGATCATGAGCAGCTTCAAGCGGGCCGGGAACTGGACGGTCCCCGACAAGTTCGAGTGCTTTGCGTTCTGGGGTGGCGGGGTCATCGACCTGCGCGAAGCGATCTTCACCAGCCAGACCGTGACGATCCGCGCGGTCGCGATCATGGGCGGCATCGACGTCATCGCGCCCGAGTTCGCCACCGTGCACGTCAGCGGCGTCGGCGTCATGGGTGGCTTCAACGACGCCGCCACGTACCAGGGGGCTCCCGGGGCGCCGATCATCATCGTCACCGGGTTCGCGTTCTGGGGTGGCGTCAGCGTGAAACGGCGGGCGACCCGGGCCGAGATCGAGCGTCGCCGCCTGGAGCGGAAGCGGCTGAAGGCCGAACGCAAGGCTCAGGACGACTGAAACGCGCCGGCCGGCGCGCCGTGCAGGTGGCCGGCCGGGAGGCGGCGGCCGGCCAGCACCATCAGCAGCGCGGAGCCGGAACCGGTGAGCGGTTCGCCGTCGCCGGCCGACCAGTCCAGGTCGTCGGCGACCAGCCGGACGCCGGTCAGGTCGACGCCGAAGATCTTCTGTCCGCGCTCGACCGACCAGCCGTCGAGCACCGGCCGGAGCGTCTCGGCCGGTACCGTCCAGTCCAGACCGAGCGCGATCGTGACGTCGAGCGCGTGAACCGTGTCGTGCGTGAGTGCGCCCGGCAGGCCGCCGCCCGGCGGCTTCCACGGGTGGTTCGCATTGTCCCGCACCGCGGCGGTGAGCTGGGTCGCGCTCAGCGTGGCGGCGTCGGCCGTCGCGCGGCGGTTCGAGAGCCGGGTGAAGTTACCGCCGGCCAGCGCGAAGTGCCACAGGAACTGACGGGTCGAGTAGCGGAACGGCATCGTCACGTGGGCGATCACCTCGCGGACCCGCCAGCCCGCGCACAGCGTGGGCTCGTTCCAGCGGGATTCGGGCAGGGCGGCGAGCGTGTCGGCGAGCCGGGCGCGCTGGGCCGCGATGATCGGGGGGAGGGTGTCCATGCCCTCCCGACGAACGGCGCGGCCCGGTCAGGACACCTCGGCGAGGCGCCCGGCCAGATATCGGCGTTCGGGTTCGGTCGTCGCCCGGCTGATCGCCTCGCGGTAGGCGTCCGCCGCCTCGGACCGGCGACCCAGACGGCGCAGCAGGTCCGCGCGGGTCGCGGACAGCAGCGGATAGCCGGTCAGCCCGCTGATCCGGTCGACCAGCGCGAGGCCGGCCGCGGGGCCGTAGGCCATCCCGACCGCGACCGCCTGGTTGAGCGCGACCACCGCGGACGGGTTCAGCTCCCGGAGCGTTCCGTAGAGCGTCGCGATCTGTCGCCAGTCGGTGTCCGCCGCAGTCGCCGCGGTCGCGTGACAGGCCGCGATCGCGGCCTGCACCTGGTACGGCCCCGGGCGGCCGCGCCGCAGCGCGGCGTCCAGAATGCCGACGCCTTCGGCGATCGCGACGGCGTCCCACCGGCTACGGTCCTGTTCTTCCAGCGGGACGACGACGCCGTCGGCGATCCGGGCCGACGAGCGGGAATCGGTCAGGAGCATCAGCGCGAGCAGGCCGGAGGCCTCGGGTTCGTCAGGCATCAGCGCGCAGAGCAGCCGGGCCAGCCGGATCGCTTCGGCCAGCAGCGGACGCCGGACGAGCTCGTCACCGGCGGTCGCCGCGTAGCCCTCGCTGAACAGCAGGTAGAGCACGGCGAGGACGGCCGGCGTGCGTTCCGGGAGCAGGTGCGCGGGCGGCACCCGGTACGGGATTCCGGCGTGCTGGATCTTCGACTTGGCCCGGACCAGCCGCTTCGCCAGCGCGGCCTCCGAGACGAGGAACGCGCGGGCGATCTCCGGCACGCTCAGGCCGGCGAGCGTGCGGAGGGTGAGCGCGACCTGGGCGTCGAGGGCCAGCGCCGGGTGGCAGCAGGTGAACATGAGCCGGAGGAGGTCGGGGGGCTCGGCGCTTTCTTCCTGGTGGGGCTCCCGGGCGAGTTCCTGGAGCTTGGCCGCGCCGACCTTGTCCCGGCGGAGACGGTCGATCGCCCGGTTGCGGGCGGTCGCGGTCAGCCAGGCTCCTGGCTTCCGCGGAACACCGTCTACCGGCCAGCGCGCGATGGCCTGGGCGAACGCGTCCTGGGTGGCTTCTTCGGCGAGGTCCCAGTCGCCGGTCACGCGGATCAGCGTCGCAACGATCTGCCCCCAGTCGGAGCGGAAGGCCGCGTCGACGGCGGCGCGCGCGGAACCGTCGCGGGCGGGGCCGGACGCGTCGGGACGGGTCACGGGATCAGGGGGCGGACCTCGATCGAGCCGTAGGTCGCGGCCGGGTGCTTGGAGGCGATCTCGATCGCCTCGTCGAGGTCGGCGCAGTCGATCAGGCAGAAGCCGCCCATCTGCTCGCGGGTCTCGGCGAACGGACCGTCGGTCAGCAGCGTCTCGCCGTCGCGGACGCGGATCGTCGTCGCGTCGGCCGGCGGACGGAGCCCGGCGCCGCCGTAGAGGACGCCCCGCGCGGCCATCTCGGTGTCCCAGCCGCCGCAGCCGTCCTGGGCGTGTTCGGCTCCGACGGCCTCGTCGGCGCAGATCAGCAGTACGTACTTCATGTGTGCCTCCCCTTCACCCTCCCGACGAACGGTATCGGCGGTCGAGGACATCTCAACGCCAGGCGAAGACCGGTTGTTCGAGATGAGCGACCGGAGTGGGGCGGCCGTGCAGCGCCACCTCGCGGAACTGATAGATCACGGCGGCGGTCGGCGCGTGCACGAGCGTCCCGACCAGCGGCAACTGGACGACCGGCTGGTCGGACTCGGGGATCCGCAGGTAGCGCGGCTCGACGTCGACGTCGGCGAACGGGATCACGTGCACCTCGGCGACCTCGTCCGGGTTCGGAGTGATCGCCGGGGTGTCGTCGAGCACGAGGACGACCGGGGTGATCACGTAGCCGGACCGGGTCGGGTAGTCGTCGAGCGTGCCGACGAACGAGCCCCGGGGCGCGTCGACGCCGAGTTCCTCGGAGAGCTCCCGGAGGGCCGCGTCGACCGCGTCCTCGCCCGGGTCGAGGCGACCGCCGGGCAGCGCCCACTGCCCGGGGTGGGCCCGTAACCGGGTGGTCCGGCGGGTGAGCAGGATCGCCTGGTCGGCGACGACGAGCGCGACCGCGGCGTGCCGTTTGCCGGTGGTGGGGAGGGTGGTGGGGTGGAACGCGCGGACGTTGGCCCGTAGCGCATCGAGTTCCACAGCTCGGAGGGTACGTCAGGTGAACAGGGCAGCGGCGGCGCTCGCGATCTCGTCGGTCGGGACGTCCCGGACGTGCTGGTCGAACGCCCAGCGGTGGCCGAACGGATCGAGGATCTGGCCGGTGCGGTCGCCCCAGAACGCGTCCCACAGCGGCTCGTAGACCGTGGCGCCGGCGTCGACCGCGCGCTGGAAGGACGCGTCGGCGTCCGGTACGTCGAGGTGGAACGCGGCGGAGGTCGCGTCGAGGCTGACCGGCGCGCGCATCGAGCGTCCGGGCATCTCGCCGGCGACCGCGAGCACGGTGTCGGCGAGCCGGAGTTCGACGGTGAGCAGCGTCCCGTCGGGCAACGTCAGCCGGCTGGTCTCGACTGCGCCCAACGCGTCGGAGTACCAGCGGGCCGCTGAATCGGCGTCGGTGACGACGAGGTGGATAGCGATCATGGCCCCGACCATACACCGTGTCTGAACACACTGTATGGACACGATGTTCGTAGACTGGCGCGCATGGCCATTCGACGAGCCGCCGAGCTGCGGGAACGCATTCTGGACGGGATGCGCCGGCTCCTGGCCGAACGCCGCTTCGACGAGTTGAACGTCGCCGACGTGCTGACCGAGGCAAAGGTCTCGCGGGCCAGCTTCTACTTCTATTTCCCCAGCAAGCAGGCCGTGCTGGCCGATCTGGTCCGGGCCGCGGTCGGAGAAGGGCACGGCGCGGCGGCGCCGTTCGTCGACCCGGACGGAGAGGGCCTGCGGGCCGGGATCCGCGACGGCGCGAGGCTCTGGCGCGAGAACGCCGGGGTGCTCACCGCGGTCGTCGACGCCTGGGCCACCGACGACGACCTCCGCGCGCTGTGGCTGGCCCAGATGGACACGTTCACCGACGCGGCGGCCGCCCGGATAGCCGCCGACCCGCGCGCGCTGGCCTACCTGGGGGAC is part of the Cryptosporangium phraense genome and encodes:
- a CDS encoding DUF1707 SHOCT-like domain-containing protein; the protein is MSQLSEPTPPVPAATGELRASNADRERVANALHEAAAEGRIDLNELDVRLNQVYGAKTYAELQPLTQDLPALGTAHQWAPAQPQAPVLPPSRQGVAIMSSFKRAGNWTVPDKFECFAFWGGGVIDLREAIFTSQTVTIRAVAIMGGIDVIAPEFATVHVSGVGVMGGFNDAATYQGAPGAPIIIVTGFAFWGGVSVKRRATRAEIERRRLERKRLKAERKAQDD
- a CDS encoding YciI family protein; translated protein: MKYVLLICADEAVGAEHAQDGCGGWDTEMAARGVLYGGAGLRPPADATTIRVRDGETLLTDGPFAETREQMGGFCLIDCADLDEAIEIASKHPAATYGSIEVRPLIP
- a CDS encoding RNA polymerase sigma factor produces the protein MTRPDASGPARDGSARAAVDAAFRSDWGQIVATLIRVTGDWDLAEEATQDAFAQAIARWPVDGVPRKPGAWLTATARNRAIDRLRRDKVGAAKLQELAREPHQEESAEPPDLLRLMFTCCHPALALDAQVALTLRTLAGLSVPEIARAFLVSEAALAKRLVRAKSKIQHAGIPYRVPPAHLLPERTPAVLAVLYLLFSEGYAATAGDELVRRPLLAEAIRLARLLCALMPDEPEASGLLALMLLTDSRSSARIADGVVVPLEEQDRSRWDAVAIAEGVGILDAALRRGRPGPYQVQAAIAACHATAATAADTDWRQIATLYGTLRELNPSAVVALNQAVAVGMAYGPAAGLALVDRISGLTGYPLLSATRADLLRRLGRRSEAADAYREAISRATTEPERRYLAGRLAEVS
- a CDS encoding VOC family protein, with product MIAIHLVVTDADSAARWYSDALGAVETSRLTLPDGTLLTVELRLADTVLAVAGEMPGRSMRAPVSLDATSAAFHLDVPDADASFQRAVDAGATVYEPLWDAFWGDRTGQILDPFGHRWAFDQHVRDVPTDEIASAAAALFT
- a CDS encoding LLM class flavin-dependent oxidoreductase; its protein translation is MTSLGVVFRPQVPPERLIAAARAADEAGLDELWLWEDCFWESGIAPAAAALASTTRIKVGIGLLPVPFRNAVITAMEFATLERMFPGRFLPGVGHGVQEWMEQVGARASSPLTLLREHLDAMRALLRGEEVSTDGRYVKLDRVKLDWPPANVPKILAGAVGPKTLKLAGESADGTILDGQNSPDRVRWAKTQIDEGRAAAGRTDPHHVVVFTHAATGPGGAERVRREQVAFGNDPDLGVSGGPDDFAALAAQYIDAGADSLVFTPTADEPEVESFIRFVAGEVKPLISRTSVR
- a CDS encoding TetR/AcrR family transcriptional regulator, producing the protein MAIRRAAELRERILDGMRRLLAERRFDELNVADVLTEAKVSRASFYFYFPSKQAVLADLVRAAVGEGHGAAAPFVDPDGEGLRAGIRDGARLWRENAGVLTAVVDAWATDDDLRALWLAQMDTFTDAAAARIAADPRALAYLGDRDVRAVAAGLTWTGERLYYLAASGVPPFDDEQVLIDVLTHAWTSILYGESGGVR
- a CDS encoding LysR family transcriptional regulator, with product MELRHLEFFVAVAEEQSFTRAAARLHIVQSGVSSAIKALEKELGAVLLERSARGAELTDAGLVLLPKARAALDAARDAREAVQEVRGGVRGTLRIGTLTAIDLIDLPALLGTYHRRYPHVQLRLSAEPSGSQGLIEALTEGRLDLSFVSLPGGAPPSVVLTDLASSPLDLVVPAGHRLAGVASVSLADFADEPFVDFPIGYGNRTVTDRAFDAAGLRRSVVIEIMNIATGADYVRHGMGVALLPRFLVPATPELRSLPVTGADVEWPLSAAISAERRPSAAARALLALLPQLIPGRAVGE
- a CDS encoding FUSC family protein, which translates into the protein MREWLVRYWNNGAVRRAARAAVVMPTMFAFAGHVLDNPTAALFASFGSFAQVLFVEFTGPMHARLQGQLLLIVTGAVIICVATPAGGTLWLGAIVMAVVAFAVLFSGVVSSVLASAATPLVLAAILSISVPGPVSSIPDRLLGWGLASVASLLAITLLWPTRSDDKLRAAMTRAARAVAEHLRSGADAGDAIAALHRTFLSSPNRPTGLTTAARTLVRLVDEFALLGVILTDDPLPARADHSDAVDAVRRAAADVLDRSADLLESPSSDRSLQAATDALHTALEELESRAGDSLPATPDTLLTALEPSFRAEELTFVISLIAGNVATAAAAERRGWWERLLGLQPGSVTGAWRSAVERASAHIEWHSVWLHNSVRGAAGLALAVVVADLSGVSHGFWVVLGTLSVLRSNALATGQTIARGVLGTTIGFAIGSAVLALVGSDTTLLWVLLPIAVLIAGIAPALIGFATGQAAFTVTLLILFNLTAPAGWELGLVRLEDVGLGCAVSLIVGLLFWPRGAAATLRIALSEAYLDSARYVDASVTYAAARCERATTPPPDAARLAAAASSRRLDDTLRTYVADRGPKPTPLAEMATLVTGVATLRLAADGMLALWEDSPAGPGDRAAARKELRRRSAEVTGWYEEFAAQLAADRPAPPPLPADADADLVLIDAVRRDLAGSEADTAVRVIWTADHLDATRRIQERLVEPAGAAEHAQGLFARLG
- a CDS encoding NUDIX hydrolase; the protein is MELDALRANVRAFHPTTLPTTGKRHAAVALVVADQAILLTRRTTRLRAHPGQWALPGGRLDPGEDAVDAALRELSEELGVDAPRGSFVGTLDDYPTRSGYVITPVVLVLDDTPAITPNPDEVAEVHVIPFADVDVEPRYLRIPESDQPVVQLPLVGTLVHAPTAAVIYQFREVALHGRPTPVAHLEQPVFAWR
- the dinB gene encoding DNA polymerase IV; protein product: MAEQASILHADLDAFYASVEQRDDPRLRGRPVIVGGGVVLAASYEAKACGVKTAMGGRLAKALCPQAIVVPPRMSAYSAASKAVFEVFRDTTPLVEGISIDEAFLDVGGLRKVSGEPADIAVRLRAAVKDRVGLAITVGVARTKFLAKVASGVAKPDGLLVVPPETELEFLHQLPVERLWGVGTVTSAKLHERRIRTVGQVARLGEAYLVSILGQGAGRHLHALAHNRDPRPVVVGRRRRSMGAQRAIGRGPHALPDLEATLAGLVDRVSRRMRAADRVGRTITLRLRFDDYSRATRSRTLRQPSSHTTVLLDAAQGLLAASLPLIVERGVTLIGVAVGNLDGQGEQLMLPLERPDDGGLDSALDAVRERFGSSAVTRATLLHRGEGFTVPLLPDD
- a CDS encoding maleylpyruvate isomerase family mycothiol-dependent enzyme, which translates into the protein MDTLPPIIAAQRARLADTLAALPESRWNEPTLCAGWRVREVIAHVTMPFRYSTRQFLWHFALAGGNFTRLSNRRATADAATLSATQLTAAVRDNANHPWKPPGGGLPGALTHDTVHALDVTIALGLDWTVPAETLRPVLDGWSVERGQKIFGVDLTGVRLVADDLDWSAGDGEPLTGSGSALLMVLAGRRLPAGHLHGAPAGAFQSS